In a single window of the Acyrthosiphon pisum isolate AL4f chromosome X, pea_aphid_22Mar2018_4r6ur, whole genome shotgun sequence genome:
- the LOC100568564 gene encoding chromobox protein homolog 3-like isoform X5 — protein sequence MPEGMQQGFVVGVFLPRPPADPKYPVHDFSVDLVPETIIHKKDINGTYHYLIKWKDVEQLSYVTDSYANEKLPQLVIAFHEKHVRCIDFS from the exons ATGCCTGAAGGAATGCAACAGGGC TTCGTGGTCGGAGTATTTTTACCCAGGCCTCCGGCGGATCCGAAATACCCTGTACACGACTTCAGTGTTGATTTAGTTCCCGAAACGATAATCCATAAAAAAGATATAAACGGCACTTATCACTATCTCATTAAGTGGAAGGACGTCGAACAACTTTCATACGTGACAGATTCTTATGCAAATGAAAAGCTTCCACAATTAGTTATTGCATTTCATGAGAAGCACGTTAGATGCATCGATTTTTCATAG